Below is a window of Cryobacterium sp. PAMC25264 DNA.
CCGCCTCGACGTCGTAGGTCGCGGTGGTGCCGATGGCGGCGACATCCGACCCGTGGCCGGTCTCGGTCATCGCGAAAGCACCGGGTACGGCGAGGCTCATGATGCCGGGCAGCCACTTCTCGTGGTGAACCGTGGTGCCCAGGTGCAGGACGGCGGCGCCGAAGAGACCCCACTGCACGCCGGCCTTGATCTGCAGGCTCGGGTCGGCGGTGACGAGTTCCTCGAAGCCGGCGATGTTGCCGCCGTGGTCATCGGAGCCGCCGAGCGAAACGGGGAACGCGCGGTGCACGTGCCCGTTGTCCGCCAGGATCTTGAGTTGGTCGAGCACGCGGAGACGGTGGTCGGCCATGGACTGGCCCTCGATGCGCTGCAGGTCTGGACGGGCGGTGAGTTCGCGGGCCTTCAGGCGCACGTCGGCCCAGGTGCCGAGCAGGGTGTGCTGCAGGGCGGGCAGATCGATGCGCGGGGCATCCGGGTCCCCCGCGACGCGGACGGGGCCGGTGTCGGTGTCGACCGCGGAGGGCCGGGATTCAGTGGGGCGCTGGGCAGTGTCAACCATCATTCGTCCTTACGTCTTCGCGCGGGCTGGTGCGGTTCGACCACGTTAGGTCGGGCCGGTCTGCAGCGGAAATAGTGCGTGACGGGGCTACAAAGAAGGGCTCGGGCCACCGCGCTCGGACTGTAGCTCTTCTACAAGAAGGCGGTGCCTCCACCTGTGATGGGCGACAAAGACCGCCGCGCACCACGCGGGTCCTGCCCGTGGGCGGATGATGACTCGGCGGCAAAACAGGAGATAGTGAGTTTACGAGGACGATCGCGGCGATTGCGTCCTGAAAAACTCACTATCGCCCGATAATCGGACGCCCCACGGTCCGGGCTGGGTCAGGCGTTCGCGGCGACGACCTCGAGGAGGGCCTCGCCGTAGGAGTCGAGCTTCTTGGCGCCGACGCCGGGGATGCCGTCGAGGTCGGCCAGGGTGCGTGGCTTCGCCGCCGCGACCGCAACGAGGGTGGCGTCGCCGAAGACGACGTAGGCGGGAACGCCCTGCTCCCTCGAGGTGGTGCTGCGCCAGGCGCGCAGGGCCTGGAACAGGGTCTCCTGCTCGGGGCTGAGCTCGGCGAGCCCGGCCTTGGCGGTTGCAGCGCGGGCGGCCGGGGTGCGCTTGAGCGGCCGGTCGGGTTCGCTGCGGAGCTGCACGGTGCGGGTGCCGGCGAGAACCTCGGCCGCGGCCTCGGTGAGGATCAGGGTGCCGTACTCGCCGGAGGTGGCGATGAAGCCCTGAGCCAGCATCTGCCGCACCACACCGCGCCACTGCTGGTCGGTGAGGTCGGCTCCGATGCCCCAGGTGGCGAGCTGCTCGTGGTGGTGCTGGGTGGTGCGCGGGGTGGTCTTGCCGCGCAGGATGTCGATGAGCTGGCCGGCGCCGAAACGCTGGTTGCGCTCGCGCAGCAGCCGCACGATCGTGGAGAGGAGCTTCTGGGCGGGCACGGTGCCGTCCCAGGCCTCTGGCGGGGTGAGGCAGGTGTCGCAGTTGCCGCACGGCTCGCTGGCCTGACCGAAGTAGCGCAGCAGGTTGACCCGGCGGCAGTGCACGGTCTCGCAGAGGGCGAGCATGGCGTCCAGGTGGGCGCTCATCTTGCGCCGGTGGGCCAGGTCGCCGGGCGACTCGTCGATCATGCGGCGCTGCTGCACGACGTCCTGCAGGCCGTAGGCCAGCCAGCCCGTGGAGGGCTGGCCGTCACGGCCGGCCCGGCCGGTCTCCTGGTAGTAGCCCTCGACGGACTTGGGCAGGTCGATGTGCGCGACGAAGCGCACATCCGGCTTGTCGATGCCCATGCCGAACGCGATGGTGGCGACGATGATGACGCCCTCCTCGCGGAGGAACCGGGACTGGGTGCGGGCGCGCAGGCCCTGGTCGAGACCCGCGTGGTACGGGTAGGCGTTCAGGCCGTTGGCGCGGAGGAACTCGGCAGTCTGCTCGACGGTCTTGCGGCTGAGCGCGTAGACGATGCCGGCGTCGGTGGGGTGCTCGGCCTTGATGAAGCTGAGCAGTTGCTTGCGCGGTTCGTTCTTGCCCACGATGCGGTACTGGATGTTGGGCCGGTCGAAACTGGCGACGAAGTGCTGGGCCTGCCCCATCTGCAGTCGCTCGGTGAGTTCCTTGTGGGTGGCGTCTGTGGCAGTGGCGGTGAGCGCGATGCGCGGCACGTCGGGCCACCGGTCGGCCAGCTCGGACAGCGCGAGGTAGTCAGGGCGGAAGTCGTGCCCCCACTGGGACACACAGTGGGCTTCGTCGATGGCGAACAGGGCGATGGTGCCGCGGTCGAGGAACCGCTTGGTGGCCTCGTTGCTGAGCCGCTCCGGCGCGACGTAGAGCAGGTCGAGGTTACCGGCGAGGTAGTCCCGCTCCACCTGGCTACGGGCGGCGGAGTCCTGGCTGGAATTGAGGAACGCGGCGCGGACGCCGACGAGGGTGAGCGCATCCACCTGGTCTTGCATGAGTGCGATCAGCGGGGAGATGACGATGCCGGTGCCCTCGCGAACGAGCGACGGGATCTGGTAGCAGAGGCTCTTGCCGCCACCGGTGGGCATGAGCACGACGGCGTCGCCACCATTGATGAGCTGGTCGATGATCTGGGCCTGCTCGCCGCGGAAGGAGTCATAGCCGAAGACGGTGTGCAGGGCCTCAGCGGCGGTGGCGAACTTGGCGGTCGCGCGCTTGGGGGGCGGCGGGGCGAGGAGCGTGGCGCCGCCGGCGGGCGGGGCGTAGTCGCCGAAGTCGACCGGGCCGGCTCCGGCCGGGGTGGATGCGCCCTGTCGGGCGGCGGGCACGGCGGAGCCGCCCTGACCGTAGGGGTCCGGGGGCGGTGGGGCATCGAAGTCGTCCGGTGGCTCGAACTCGTCAGGATCCCACGGTATCTCGGCGTTCCAACTCACCCGCCAACTCTACCCGCGCCCGCCGACGCCGCCGGGCGGTAACCCACGACCTGTGGGCGGCCGCCCGGCGGTGCTCGTCACCGGGCGGCACTCCGCGGAGCGCGAAGGGTGAGGAGGGCGTCGATCACGATGAAGACCAGCAGGCTGACGCCCACCAGCGGGAAGAGCAGTCCGACCGCCAGGGCTCCCGCGATGACGGCCAGCACTCCCCACCAGGGTGCGCGAGCGAGCGCACCGGCCAGGGCGGGCGTTCCCATCCGGGCGGTGCCGCGAGTGGGGCGGCGTTTCCACCACATCAGGTAGCCCCAGCCGACCATCGCTGCCAGGCCAAGGGCGGTCGCGATGAGGATCAGCTGGTTGGCCAGGCCGAACATGGTGCCCATGTGGGTGTCGATGCCCCAGCGGGTGAGCTTGGCGGCCAGGTTGAAGTCGGCAAAGTCGACCCGGTCGGTGACCCGGAGGGTGCTGCCGTCGACGGCGACGGAGTCCACCTCGGTGGGGAAGCTGCGCTGGATCTCCTGCACCACCCAGGCCTGGCCGGCGGCGGACGGCGGACGGATCTCGACGAGCCCGGTGTTCACGTTGACGGTTTGCGCCACGGCGAGAACCGCGTCGAAGGTGGCTGGGTCGATGACCGCCGTGGACGCCGTGGCGGTGCCGTGCCCGGCGTGCTCATCGGCCAGCGCGGGCACAGGCTGCCCGAGGTCGGTGGAGATCGAGGGTGTCCCGAGGTTGAGCGCGGCCCGCAGGTCGGAGACGTTCTGGCCCGCGTACTGCGACCAGGTGATGCCCGTCGCCGAGAGGAACAGGGCGCCGACCAGAAGCCAGATACCGGTGGAGGCATGCCAGCTGAACAAGCGGCGGTATCCCCTGGCCTTGTTGTTGGGCCGCAGCAGGTCCTTCTTGGCACGAACCCGGCGGATGCGGATGACCCACATGGCCCCGCCGGCCAGGACCACGACGCCGAGCCAGCTCGCGGCGAGCTCGCTGTAGAGGCGACCGAAGTCGCCCAGGTGCAGGTTTCGGTGGAACTGGTCGATCCAAGTGCGCAACGGCAGCACACCGGTGGTGCCGTAGGCGGTGAGGTCGCCCCGGACCTCTCCGGTGGCGGGGTCGACGAAGATGGCCCGGGACTCGCTCTCGCCGAGGCCCTCGGCGGTGAACATGACCCGGGTGGTGTCGCCGTCGTTGGGCGCTGGGCGCACGGCCACGAGGGCACCCTCGTCACCGACGACGGCTTGGGCGGCTTCGATCTGGTCGGCCAGCGGCAGGGTCATGTCGGAGACCGGCGCGTGCAGCTCGTGCGCGTAGATGGTCTGCTCGAGTTGTGGGGTGGCGGCGTAGAGGGCGCCGCTGAGGGCGGCGACGAGGATGAACGGGCCGACCAGGATGCCGGCGTAGAAGTGCAGGCGGAGGAGGAACGCACCGAACCAGGGCTGTCTGCTGGGTGGAGTCACTGGCTGGTCAGGGGTGGGCGGCGGGGTGTCTCCGGTGTGGAGGATGGTGGTCATGAGAGGTCCTTGGAAGTGGTGGAGAGAGTGGTGGTGCCCGACCAGACCGACCGACGGTCCTGGACGGGTCAGCGAGACTGGTCGCGGGGTCTCGACAGGCTCGACCGACGAGATAGTCGCGACCATGAGACAGGTCGCGGGGTCTCGATGCTCCTATAGATGTCAAGCCGCGATGGGGGTGTGTTTTTCGAGTTCGTGGCGGTGTCGGATGCTGATGAGGATTTGGAAGATCTCGCGGGCGACGTAGCGTTTGAGCATGCGCATGGCTTCGCGTTTGGTCTTGCCGCGGGCGAGGGATTTCGCGACGTAGTCGCGGGTTTGTTCGTGGGTTTTCATTCGGACCATCACGATCCGGTACGCCGCTGAGTTGCCTTGCCGGTTACCGCCCCGGTTGAGGCGATGCCGGTTCGTTTTGCCCGACGATGCCGGTATCGGTGCTGTTCCGATCAGGTGCGCGAACGCGGACGCGCTCTCAAGCCGGTCAACGTTCTCACCAGCGACGATCAACATCGTCGCGGCCACGTCAGGTCCAACACCGTGCACTGGAGCAGTTCCGGGGCGTGTTCTTTCACGATCGCCCAGGCGTTTCATGAGGCTGTCTGCCTCGACCAACAGCTCCAAGTAGCGTTTGCCGAGGCAACGGAGAACGTTCGTCGTTTCCGTCATCACGAGGTCATCAGCAGCCCGTCTGGGCAGTTTGAGCACAGCGTGGCCAACTTCTTTGCCTTCACGTGAGCCAGTACCAGTCGCAGCTCCGCGGGCGCGCTCACGATCAGGCCCTGGAGCTGGTTCATGCTCTCCGTGCGCTGCTTGACCAGTAACCGCCTGGACGTGCGCACCACCGTAACGCTTCAACGAAGCCGTCCTGAACCTTCGGGACGCGGTCGCGACCTCGTTCAACACCGCACGGGCAGCGTTGTAAGCATCGATCGTGTCGGTCTTGCCCCGCAGACGCCGCAGTTGCTTATCCGGGGCGATCACATCGATCACCGGGATCCCGCGCGAGTGAGTCCGGGTCAATCCCGCGCCGTAAGACCCGGTCCCTTCAACGCCAGCGCGACCAATCCGGCCAACGTCAGTGGCCCAACCAATGAGCTCGCGGTAGCCGGCAGGGGTGGCGTCGAACTTCCGGTCGGTGATCTTCTTCCCAACGTGATTGATCACCGCCGCGTGGTGAAAATCTTTGTGCGTATCAATGCCGAGGACAAGATCTTTAGTGGAATACGTCATGCTGAATACAGCCCTTCTAACTAAGGGTCAGTGTTCAGGGGCGCCGTCAGACAAGTCAGTGAAGAGGCTGGAGCCAAGCTCCTATTAGGTCATGGTGACGTCCCTGAACACGACCAAACCATCGTGCGTTCAGGGGGCTGGACACCGGGCGACGCATCGAGACAAAGACAACCGCAGCGTCAGACAGGCTCAGAGTCAGACCAGACCAACCCCCTACAACCATCATCACTGACAGGCTCGACCGACGAGATGGTCGCGACCCTGAGACAGGTCGCGGGGTCTCGACAGGCTCGAGCAACGTGTGGTCGGGTCAGCGAGATAGGTCACCTCGGCAAGATGGGTCGGACAGCGGGACGGACCCGCCGGACGCGCGGTGCGGGACTGGCGGGACTGGCGGGACTGTCGGGACTGTCGGGGCCTAGGAGACTGCTGATTTAGATGGCTGCGGTGGGCCCGGCGAGTCGGGGGCCCGTTTTTTGAGTCGGGTGTGGTCGTGTTTGGGCTGCTTGCGGGATCGATTCGGTGTCGCGAGTCTGGCCAGTAGAAGGTGGTCGTCGGGGTCGGTGTGAGGGCTGGGGTGTCTGCCCTGCCTGGGGTCTTCAGCCAAGTGCCCAAACCCCGTTCTGGCTGGTGAGGCCAAGGCTCAGGAGTCGTTTCAGGTTGATCGCGGCGGCGCGGTTGTTCCACCAGGCGTGGTTCTTCACGACGCCGCGGTAAGGGACTCGTCTCGCGCCGCGAGTCATCCATGCGATCGAGCGTTCAACCATCGGCCGGTGCTGCCGGTAGACGGCTTGAAAGTCAGGGTCCAGCGCGCGTGCGCGGTGCTCGCGTTGGATCTGCTGCTGCGGATGCAAAACCATTTTGCGACCGTCGACGGCGCTCGTGCACTGGGCTCGGAGCGGGCAGCTCGCGCAAACGGCGCCAAATGTGACATTACGTTTCACGGTGATCGGTCGGGTGTTCCCCGCAGGACACGTCACCGTGCGCTTAGCTTCGTCGATGCTGAAGTCATCGATTGTGAATCCGCCCGGAACCGCCCGACTCAACGGCATCGGTTTGATGATCGGAACATGCCCGGCCGCGGTGACCTCGGCGAGGAGGTCCCCGCTGCCGTAGGCAGAATCACCGAGGACCTCGACCGTGTCCGAGCCGATGCTCGTGTCAGCGGCCACCAGGGCCGCGCCGCGGGCCGCGTCACTGTTCTTGGGCCCGGACGCTTTCGTCAACACGGCCGCGGTCACCAGACCCGTATCGGGCTCGATCGCGATGTGGGCTTTGAAACCGTCTTGCTTCTTCTCCCGGCTCTTGTGCGCGTGGCGGGCGTCCGGGTCAACGGTCGAGATCACCCGGTCCGGCGCGACCTTCCGCGCGATCCGCCACCGCCCATCCGAGCCATCGGACCCCTCAGCCGGCTCGACGTCCTGGCCCGCGACGAGGGCGAGCAACGCGACCGTCTCCTGCTGCGAGTCGGTCAATGACGTCGTGTCGATTGCCGCAAGCAACGCCAGGG
It encodes the following:
- the recQ gene encoding DNA helicase RecQ — its product is MSWNAEIPWDPDEFEPPDDFDAPPPPDPYGQGGSAVPAARQGASTPAGAGPVDFGDYAPPAGGATLLAPPPPKRATAKFATAAEALHTVFGYDSFRGEQAQIIDQLINGGDAVVLMPTGGGKSLCYQIPSLVREGTGIVISPLIALMQDQVDALTLVGVRAAFLNSSQDSAARSQVERDYLAGNLDLLYVAPERLSNEATKRFLDRGTIALFAIDEAHCVSQWGHDFRPDYLALSELADRWPDVPRIALTATATDATHKELTERLQMGQAQHFVASFDRPNIQYRIVGKNEPRKQLLSFIKAEHPTDAGIVYALSRKTVEQTAEFLRANGLNAYPYHAGLDQGLRARTQSRFLREEGVIIVATIAFGMGIDKPDVRFVAHIDLPKSVEGYYQETGRAGRDGQPSTGWLAYGLQDVVQQRRMIDESPGDLAHRRKMSAHLDAMLALCETVHCRRVNLLRYFGQASEPCGNCDTCLTPPEAWDGTVPAQKLLSTIVRLLRERNQRFGAGQLIDILRGKTTPRTTQHHHEQLATWGIGADLTDQQWRGVVRQMLAQGFIATSGEYGTLILTEAAAEVLAGTRTVQLRSEPDRPLKRTPAARAATAKAGLAELSPEQETLFQALRAWRSTTSREQGVPAYVVFGDATLVAVAAAKPRTLADLDGIPGVGAKKLDSYGEALLEVVAANA
- a CDS encoding IS1182 family transposase → MQGRDDGQRQLLDVGVFAGHMLPAGSVFAFLAEHRHELFPDDAFADLFPSGRGRPSTPADVIASVMVLQTLHSLSDRETAEAVTFDLRWKAACGFGLTETSFHPTVLTYWRRRLAASTRPHRIFDAVAEVIAGSGALSGRKRRALDSTILDDAVARQDTVTQLVAQIRRVGREIPGADMIVAGLPGHDYEKPGKPDIAWDDKAARDELVSRLVTDALALLAAIDTTSLTDSQQETVALLALVAGQDVEPAEGSDGSDGRWRIARKVAPDRVISTVDPDARHAHKSREKKQDGFKAHIAIEPDTGLVTAAVLTKASGPKNSDAARGAALVAADTSIGSDTVEVLGDSAYGSGDLLAEVTAAGHVPIIKPMPLSRAVPGGFTIDDFSIDEAKRTVTCPAGNTRPITVKRNVTFGAVCASCPLRAQCTSAVDGRKMVLHPQQQIQREHRARALDPDFQAVYRQHRPMVERSIAWMTRGARRVPYRGVVKNHAWWNNRAAAINLKRLLSLGLTSQNGVWALG
- a CDS encoding PepSY domain-containing protein encodes the protein MTTILHTGDTPPPTPDQPVTPPSRQPWFGAFLLRLHFYAGILVGPFILVAALSGALYAATPQLEQTIYAHELHAPVSDMTLPLADQIEAAQAVVGDEGALVAVRPAPNDGDTTRVMFTAEGLGESESRAIFVDPATGEVRGDLTAYGTTGVLPLRTWIDQFHRNLHLGDFGRLYSELAASWLGVVVLAGGAMWVIRIRRVRAKKDLLRPNNKARGYRRLFSWHASTGIWLLVGALFLSATGITWSQYAGQNVSDLRAALNLGTPSISTDLGQPVPALADEHAGHGTATASTAVIDPATFDAVLAVAQTVNVNTGLVEIRPPSAAGQAWVVQEIQRSFPTEVDSVAVDGSTLRVTDRVDFADFNLAAKLTRWGIDTHMGTMFGLANQLILIATALGLAAMVGWGYLMWWKRRPTRGTARMGTPALAGALARAPWWGVLAVIAGALAVGLLFPLVGVSLLVFIVIDALLTLRAPRSAAR
- a CDS encoding transposase — translated: MTYSTKDLVLGIDTHKDFHHAAVINHVGKKITDRKFDATPAGYRELIGWATDVGRIGRAGVEGTGSYGAGLTRTHSRGIPVIDVIAPDKQLRRLRGKTDTIDAYNAARAVLNEVATASRRFRTASLKRYGGAHVQAVTGQAAHGEHEPAPGPDRERARGAATGTGSREGKEVGHAVLKLPRRAADDLVMTETTNVLRCLGKRYLELLVEADSLMKRLGDRERTRPGTAPVHGVGPDVAATMLIVAGENVDRLESASAFAHLIGTAPIPASSGKTNRHRLNRGGNRQGNSAAYRIVMVRMKTHEQTRDYVAKSLARGKTKREAMRMLKRYVAREIFQILISIRHRHELEKHTPIAA